A genomic window from Streptococcus sanguinis includes:
- a CDS encoding glycosyltransferase family 2 protein produces MKFSIIIPAYNVADYLEKCVKSVLIQEFKDYEILIINDGSTDATAIVADKLSVENTNKVRVLNQTNGGASKARNTGIESARGEYLLFLDGDDFWSDQHFLNQLDEITTECIDDVIVFGYSYFYDDRILDFPISMFEENILKATCFGIFNGPNWNKCVSKKLFQNGLKFPEGMVSEDSLYCSRILKMTKKFSILNSTQYMYRQNRKGSLTNVVKEKNVQDTLEGIRTGLSDLKNYSVEIQKALNIYFAISYISILPYVNQYIDNFKIKELLYQYKYLLQYAKCIENRAFKLTGLLANLLGIKFSIKLFPVLLKFYK; encoded by the coding sequence ATGAAATTTTCAATTATTATACCTGCCTATAATGTAGCGGATTATTTAGAAAAATGTGTTAAGAGTGTCTTAATTCAAGAATTTAAAGATTATGAAATTTTGATCATAAATGATGGGTCAACTGACGCTACTGCAATAGTCGCTGACAAATTGTCTGTGGAGAATACCAATAAAGTAAGGGTGTTAAATCAAACAAATGGCGGAGCTTCAAAAGCAAGAAATACAGGTATTGAGTCTGCTCGGGGAGAGTACTTATTGTTTTTAGATGGTGATGACTTTTGGAGTGATCAGCACTTTTTGAATCAACTTGATGAAATAACTACAGAATGTATTGATGATGTTATCGTTTTTGGCTACAGTTATTTTTATGATGATAGAATTTTAGATTTCCCTATATCTATGTTTGAGGAAAATATTTTAAAAGCTACTTGCTTTGGAATATTTAATGGTCCAAATTGGAATAAGTGTGTATCGAAAAAATTATTTCAAAACGGCCTGAAATTTCCAGAGGGAATGGTATCTGAGGATAGTTTATATTGTTCTCGGATCTTAAAAATGACAAAGAAATTTTCAATTCTTAATAGTACTCAATACATGTATCGACAGAACCGCAAAGGAAGTTTGACTAATGTCGTGAAAGAAAAAAATGTTCAAGATACTCTTGAAGGAATCAGGACGGGACTTTCTGACTTGAAGAACTATTCAGTTGAAATTCAAAAAGCTTTAAATATCTATTTTGCAATCTCATATATCTCTATATTACCTTATGTAAATCAATACATTGATAATTTTAAAATTAAAGAGTTGCTTTATCAGTATAAGTATTTGCTCCAGTATGCAAAATGTATAGAGAACCGAGCATTTAAATTAACAGGTCTATTAGCCAATTTATTGGGGATAAAATTTTCAATAAAACTATTTCCTGTTTTATTGAAGTTTTATAAATAG
- a CDS encoding glycosyltransferase family 4 protein, with protein MKKKILFISPTGTLDNGAEISIVNLMEYLVQTGHQVINAIPDYHVAVQQDYISSLAALAIETIALPSVKWWWEDAPGGLPDSPESRARSYQDNTSALRKILTERKIDLVITNTVNMFQGAVAAACENVPHFWLIHEFPDGEFGYYKEKLDFISDYSQEIFAVRGALQRQLQELLPNRKVLSFAPFTKIQPTDTGEKDGAERRIVSVGRLTERKNQLELIKAYNQLSQPKPALVFIGSWDDEYKKRCDTYISEHHVKNISFLGHKDNPWAEVMEADLAVFPSAMETFGLVYIEAIMNGLPTILSDNPGHLSAYEIFEEGQLYSSGNIEELADKINIALANFERLKDQAVANLGKIQERYTVQSVYQTLLDKIENTEIYKSNSLRHVKCLLDTNLPSQPAGSFLRKVKNKLLSGRRG; from the coding sequence ATGAAAAAAAAGATATTATTCATTTCGCCGACTGGAACGCTGGATAATGGAGCTGAAATCTCTATTGTCAATTTGATGGAATACTTGGTCCAGACGGGCCATCAGGTTATCAATGCGATTCCGGATTATCATGTAGCAGTTCAGCAGGACTATATATCCAGCTTGGCAGCCTTGGCTATTGAGACTATAGCCTTGCCGTCAGTTAAATGGTGGTGGGAGGATGCGCCTGGTGGCCTGCCGGACAGTCCTGAGTCTAGAGCTCGGTCTTATCAGGATAATACCTCAGCGCTCAGAAAGATATTAACGGAGCGAAAGATTGATTTGGTTATTACTAACACGGTCAATATGTTTCAAGGTGCAGTGGCAGCGGCCTGCGAGAATGTTCCGCATTTCTGGCTGATTCATGAATTTCCTGACGGAGAGTTTGGTTACTATAAGGAAAAGCTAGATTTTATCAGTGATTATTCGCAGGAAATATTTGCAGTTAGAGGAGCCTTGCAAAGACAGTTACAGGAGCTGCTGCCAAATAGAAAAGTCTTGTCTTTTGCCCCTTTTACGAAAATTCAGCCTACTGACACAGGAGAAAAGGATGGAGCCGAAAGGCGTATTGTGTCAGTTGGACGTTTGACAGAGCGTAAGAATCAATTAGAATTGATAAAAGCATATAACCAGCTATCTCAGCCAAAACCGGCCTTGGTTTTTATCGGTTCCTGGGATGATGAGTACAAAAAAAGATGCGATACCTATATCTCCGAACACCATGTCAAAAATATTAGCTTCCTGGGACACAAGGACAATCCTTGGGCAGAGGTGATGGAAGCAGATCTTGCGGTATTTCCGTCTGCAATGGAAACCTTTGGCTTAGTCTATATTGAAGCGATTATGAATGGCCTTCCGACCATATTGTCGGACAATCCTGGTCATCTATCCGCCTATGAAATCTTTGAAGAAGGTCAGCTGTATTCATCTGGCAATATCGAGGAGTTGGCTGATAAGATAAACATTGCCTTGGCAAACTTTGAGAGATTAAAAGATCAGGCGGTGGCCAATCTTGGTAAAATCCAAGAGCGATACACAGTTCAGAGTGTTTACCAGACCTTATTGGATAAGATTGAAAACACTGAAATATACAAGTCTAACTCTTTGCGTCATGTCAAGTGCTTATTGGATACAAATTTACCTTCTCAACCAGCAGGCTCTTTCTTACGAAAAGTGAAAAATAAGTTGCTTTCTGGCAGAAGAGGTTAA
- a CDS encoding DUF2142 domain-containing protein, whose product MKRNKEVKVENIFLLLASIFVLTFMIAQPINRVPDETNHARMTWEIFHKPTNRTYKWMDKIPSTPNVSPAEYKQLFSEKIDLAQEEFTFGFNLKAISFLPQLLGMTLGSMLYPSVGFIVMMGRLFNALAYIIGVYLLIKYFKYGKKALLFLSLLPIMVQQAASLSYDVMNYLEIMLAVGFLTNIAYHKKFTNRNVLELLVISIGLFVTKPNNVLLLGLLPFVDFEFEGFLAVLNKPFFATKAFVARYRIIFYVLGFATFFLALHLAFRNQGGLLHYGQVLLNTLFKQSVNGDLNTILTIGMFGFLGNFTIQLPLWLIFIDVAVLAIIFLQSQKDFMTKGYTVMSRYLFLVQVIAVVSIMYLQWTPIVLGKGAMISVGAQGRYFTPFLILLLPTVANLGTLDIKDRVVNRMMVGTLVANFLVSLYLMVPFYWNVLG is encoded by the coding sequence TTGAAAAGAAATAAAGAAGTAAAAGTCGAGAATATTTTCTTATTATTGGCAAGTATCTTTGTTTTGACTTTTATGATTGCACAGCCGATTAATCGGGTGCCTGATGAGACCAATCACGCTCGTATGACATGGGAAATCTTCCATAAACCGACCAATCGAACATATAAATGGATGGACAAAATCCCATCCACTCCGAATGTCTCGCCGGCAGAGTACAAGCAGTTGTTCTCAGAGAAGATAGATCTGGCGCAAGAAGAGTTTACCTTTGGCTTTAATCTCAAGGCTATCTCTTTCCTGCCTCAGCTCCTAGGTATGACCTTGGGAAGCATGCTTTATCCGTCAGTAGGCTTCATCGTGATGATGGGGCGGCTCTTTAATGCCTTGGCCTATATCATCGGGGTTTATCTGCTGATTAAATACTTCAAATATGGCAAAAAAGCTCTGCTTTTCCTATCTCTTTTGCCTATTATGGTCCAGCAGGCAGCTTCTCTCTCTTACGATGTGATGAACTACCTGGAAATTATGTTGGCGGTTGGCTTTTTGACCAATATTGCCTATCATAAGAAATTCACTAATAGAAATGTACTGGAGCTTTTGGTGATTTCTATAGGCCTCTTTGTCACCAAGCCGAATAATGTTCTTTTATTAGGCTTACTGCCTTTTGTTGACTTTGAATTTGAAGGATTCCTTGCGGTTCTGAACAAGCCTTTTTTTGCAACCAAAGCTTTTGTAGCTCGTTATCGCATTATCTTTTATGTGCTTGGCTTTGCTACTTTCTTTCTTGCCCTGCATCTAGCCTTTCGCAATCAGGGTGGGCTCTTGCACTATGGCCAAGTCTTATTGAATACGCTCTTTAAGCAAAGTGTCAATGGCGACTTGAATACGATTTTGACAATTGGTATGTTTGGCTTTTTGGGCAATTTCACCATTCAACTGCCTCTATGGCTGATTTTTATCGATGTGGCTGTCTTAGCTATCATCTTCTTGCAGTCGCAGAAAGATTTTATGACCAAGGGCTACACAGTCATGTCGCGTTATCTGTTTCTGGTTCAAGTGATTGCTGTTGTGTCAATTATGTATCTGCAGTGGACGCCCATCGTCTTAGGTAAAGGGGCCATGATATCGGTTGGTGCTCAGGGACGTTATTTTACACCCTTCCTGATTTTACTACTACCAACTGTTGCTAATCTAGGAACCTTGGACATTAAAGACAGAGTGGTGAATCGAATGATGGTTGGGACTCTGGTAGCTAACTTCTTAGTTTCCCTCTACTTGATGGTGCCCTTTTATTGGAATGTATTAGGATAA
- a CDS encoding glycosyltransferase codes for MKDLISVVVTCYNHQDYIEQCLRSIFAQTYRNIELLVLDDGSSDHSAEIIEAVLAASPFPTRFESHENMGVVKTRNKALQQIQGTYFIFVDSDDFLDSDYIESFYTSMVQEEADIVYGDLYDPDKKEFYLKSRPYDKLAFLTENYISNCSLIRRSVADGIYYDEALNREKLEDYDFLLNLIINQGAKPVYDAKTKLNYRVFDKESISKRDSTRYHYEMYLKILRKYVRQIPDDIYQALGKNIFTLEGRLDELIQHMDKVNDYVLELQEDQRQLHKNLDSLKSRLRTIKEQRDEAIQEQFRIRRSISYRLGNGMITPLKRLAQIIKNPLSIKAVLSRIKKQLVRLKRNAKSPKVYYYQRLRNSQRAKALASVSSGEKVLVYVIFESEPRLQQYKTIFLEKLAALADKTLIVVNGGLAAEDTEILEQYGQVLVRDNSGYDTAAFREGILSLGKETLQHCSQLMLVNDTNIGPMSDLAAVFQTMAGRNLDFWGISYGETQEDITGFNRYGYIPNHLQSYFLVIEPLLLQSEEFYDYWQVLTDTDSREEAIGKHETTFTKYFADLGYRYDALVHENQDSAMYIHPLRMLKAGSPLIKYTSLKNYDDQQFLWQGLERESEVPDVLDYVREKTDYPVEILENIVQKFKDVPRDQYILIIDGVENIIPQCTRYRVLNKAEQLRKNGFAVKVVNASEFSLAQAQYASHIIIYRAPWSAQLQLLCDLAREEHKPVYFDIDDLVFDTLYTDQLSYTQGLSEKEKGNYDAGVKNYGKMLAACDGAITSTNQLKEELLKYKDSVLLNRNLASSELIAVSSQFMKEDFAADDKIKIGYFSGSISHNENFELIKPAIKEVLDNYPTVELHIVGHLDIPQDMKQYTQRIVVHEYVDWKALPQLISQVDINLAPLVDSVFNRAKSEIKWIEAALVKVPTIASHIGAFADMMIDGQTGLLAKDSEWKEKLESLILSADLRRELAENAYAFVIENCSLDKKDEMVTYFEKK; via the coding sequence ATGAAAGATTTAATATCTGTTGTTGTAACTTGTTACAACCATCAAGATTACATTGAACAGTGTTTGCGCAGTATTTTTGCTCAGACCTATCGAAATATTGAGTTACTGGTATTGGATGATGGCTCCTCTGACCATTCTGCTGAAATCATAGAGGCTGTCTTGGCGGCTTCCCCTTTTCCAACGCGGTTTGAAAGTCATGAAAATATGGGAGTCGTTAAGACAAGAAACAAGGCTTTGCAGCAAATTCAAGGCACTTATTTTATTTTTGTGGATAGTGACGATTTTCTGGATTCGGACTATATTGAGAGTTTCTACACAAGCATGGTGCAAGAGGAGGCAGATATTGTCTATGGTGATTTGTATGACCCTGATAAAAAGGAGTTTTACCTTAAATCACGGCCCTATGACAAGCTAGCTTTCTTAACGGAGAATTATATTTCCAACTGTTCCCTCATTCGTCGTTCGGTAGCTGATGGTATTTATTATGATGAAGCGCTGAATCGTGAAAAACTGGAGGACTATGATTTTCTTTTAAACTTAATTATCAATCAAGGCGCGAAACCAGTTTATGATGCAAAAACAAAGCTGAATTACCGGGTCTTTGATAAGGAATCAATCTCTAAACGGGATTCTACGAGATATCATTACGAAATGTATCTGAAAATCCTGCGTAAGTATGTGAGACAGATACCAGATGATATTTACCAAGCTCTGGGCAAGAATATATTTACACTAGAAGGTCGTTTGGATGAGTTGATTCAGCATATGGATAAAGTGAACGACTATGTTCTTGAACTGCAGGAGGATCAGCGGCAGTTACATAAAAATCTAGACTCCTTGAAATCCAGACTGAGAACGATAAAAGAACAGCGAGATGAGGCTATTCAGGAGCAGTTTCGTATTCGCCGCTCTATTTCCTATCGACTGGGGAATGGCATGATTACGCCATTGAAACGTCTGGCTCAGATAATCAAGAATCCTCTCAGTATCAAAGCTGTTTTAAGTCGGATTAAGAAACAGCTGGTTCGTCTAAAACGTAACGCTAAGTCTCCTAAGGTTTATTACTATCAAAGGCTGCGGAATTCTCAACGAGCAAAAGCTTTAGCTTCAGTTTCAAGCGGCGAAAAAGTCTTAGTCTATGTCATTTTTGAATCCGAGCCACGCTTGCAGCAGTATAAGACTATCTTTTTAGAAAAGTTAGCAGCTTTGGCTGATAAGACTCTCATCGTCGTGAATGGCGGTCTGGCAGCAGAAGATACAGAAATCTTGGAGCAGTATGGGCAAGTCTTGGTGCGGGATAATAGTGGCTATGATACGGCAGCTTTTCGTGAAGGCATTCTTTCCTTAGGAAAGGAAACGCTGCAGCATTGCTCTCAGCTGATGCTCGTCAATGACACCAATATCGGACCTATGAGTGATTTGGCGGCTGTCTTTCAAACTATGGCTGGCAGAAATCTGGACTTTTGGGGAATTTCCTATGGTGAGACCCAGGAAGATATCACTGGTTTTAACCGCTATGGCTACATTCCCAATCACCTACAGTCTTATTTTTTGGTGATTGAGCCTTTGCTGCTTCAGTCCGAAGAATTCTACGACTATTGGCAAGTGCTGACTGATACGGATTCAAGGGAAGAGGCTATCGGAAAGCATGAAACGACTTTTACCAAGTACTTTGCTGACTTGGGCTATCGCTACGATGCCTTGGTTCACGAAAATCAGGATTCGGCCATGTACATTCATCCATTAAGGATGTTAAAGGCGGGCAGTCCTCTGATTAAGTATACTTCTTTGAAGAATTATGATGATCAGCAGTTTTTATGGCAAGGTCTGGAAAGAGAGTCAGAGGTTCCTGATGTATTGGACTATGTTCGGGAGAAGACAGATTATCCAGTAGAAATTCTTGAGAATATAGTTCAAAAATTCAAAGATGTGCCTCGTGATCAATATATTCTCATCATTGACGGTGTAGAGAACATCATTCCGCAGTGTACGCGCTACCGTGTGCTCAATAAGGCAGAGCAGCTTAGAAAGAATGGCTTTGCTGTGAAAGTGGTTAATGCGTCTGAATTTAGTCTGGCTCAGGCCCAGTATGCTAGCCACATCATTATCTACCGCGCTCCTTGGTCTGCTCAGCTCCAGCTTTTATGTGATTTGGCTCGGGAGGAGCATAAGCCAGTCTATTTTGATATTGATGATTTGGTATTTGATACCCTTTATACGGACCAGCTGAGTTATACCCAAGGCTTATCTGAGAAGGAAAAGGGGAATTACGATGCTGGAGTGAAGAATTATGGGAAAATGCTGGCGGCTTGTGATGGGGCGATTACCTCCACTAATCAGTTAAAAGAGGAATTGCTCAAATACAAGGACTCCGTCCTGCTGAATCGTAATCTGGCGTCCAGCGAATTGATTGCCGTCAGCTCGCAGTTCATGAAGGAAGATTTTGCTGCAGATGACAAAATCAAAATCGGTTATTTCTCTGGCTCCATCAGCCACAATGAAAATTTTGAGCTCATCAAGCCGGCTATCAAAGAAGTGCTGGACAATTACCCAACCGTGGAGCTTCATATTGTAGGCCACTTGGATATCCCGCAGGATATGAAACAATATACGCAGCGTATTGTCGTCCATGAGTATGTGGACTGGAAGGCCTTGCCTCAGTTGATTAGTCAGGTTGATATTAATCTGGCTCCGTTGGTTGACTCAGTCTTTAATCGGGCTAAGTCAGAAATCAAGTGGATAGAAGCAGCTCTAGTCAAGGTACCAACGATTGCCAGTCATATCGGGGCCTTTGCAGACATGATGATTGACGGTCAGACGGGTCTTTTGGCTAAAGATAGTGAATGGAAAGAAAAGCTGGAAAGCCTGATTCTTTCTGCGGATTTACGTAGAGAACTAGCGGAGAACGCCTACGCTTTTGTAATAGAAAATTGCAGTTTAGATAAAAAAGATGAAATGGTGACTTATTTTGAAAAGAAATAA
- a CDS encoding glycosyltransferase family 2 protein has product MIIPAYNEEESILNTVMSIVEYRKKVDFDLDYVVINDGSIDRTKEILDSHHLNAIHLVMNLGIGGAVQTGYKYALEKDYDVAVQFDGDGQHDIESLGALLEPIRRQQADLVVGSRFIGDKASEFQTTFMRRFGITIISAFIKLTTGTRILDTTSGYRLANRDIIRQFAARYPIKYPEPESIVHILKRKYKVVEAPANMFERAGGVSSITPIKSIRYMIEVCSSILIAAFMKESE; this is encoded by the coding sequence ATGATAATTCCTGCTTATAATGAGGAAGAAAGTATTTTAAATACAGTTATGAGCATTGTAGAATATCGGAAGAAAGTTGATTTTGACTTAGACTACGTAGTTATCAATGATGGGTCAATTGACAGAACCAAAGAGATTTTGGATAGTCATCATCTGAATGCTATCCATTTGGTGATGAACTTGGGGATTGGCGGAGCTGTTCAGACGGGCTATAAGTATGCTCTTGAGAAGGATTATGATGTGGCCGTACAGTTTGATGGAGATGGTCAGCATGATATTGAGTCGCTTGGTGCTTTGCTGGAGCCTATTCGTCGACAGCAGGCGGATTTGGTTGTTGGTTCTCGTTTTATCGGTGACAAGGCTTCGGAGTTTCAGACGACTTTTATGCGGCGTTTTGGTATTACCATTATTTCAGCTTTTATTAAATTAACAACTGGTACAAGGATTTTGGATACCACATCAGGCTATCGTTTGGCTAATCGAGACATTATTCGACAATTCGCTGCGCGCTATCCTATCAAGTACCCTGAGCCGGAATCAATCGTCCATATCTTGAAGCGGAAATATAAAGTGGTGGAAGCACCAGCCAATATGTTTGAACGTGCAGGAGGAGTCTCTTCGATTACTCCGATTAAGTCCATTCGCTATATGATTGAAGTTTGCTCTTCGATTTTGATTGCTGCTTTTATGAAAGAGAGTGAATAA
- a CDS encoding lipopolysaccharide biosynthesis protein, with translation MKESLIILKVVSPQKIFFWNILGSLSSAAVSVILLFIVTRTLSSESADLYSFSYAIANLLVIVAGFQVRDFQATDIKEKYSFDAYLTTRFLTNILMILILLGYLILNFSTHENFWIIFWVSFFRVSEALSDVFQGLFQQKERLDIAGQSLFFRNIISTIIFAVLLLFSKNLLLSIVFQTIISFIVVLFFDFPKSKLFHRINISTVKLKDIYSILKDCLPLFINAFLLVSIYNQPKYALNDIFNRGLIEAGVQRDFSILFTPIFAMNLMIVFLRPMVTQLAIFKEEKKISHFITYKNNLFKILWGTSVLICLGGAIAAIPILNIIYGTRLDQYQISFVILLLGGIASTFSTVCDNILTVFRKHHYLVISFLAGYLVSILTAEPLVSQYGIFGASLSFLISMIAWLSVSLIIYFMTNPYTFLRRKK, from the coding sequence ATGAAAGAGAGTTTGATTATATTGAAAGTGGTATCGCCACAAAAGATTTTCTTTTGGAATATTCTTGGTAGCCTGTCTTCAGCAGCTGTATCTGTTATTTTATTATTTATAGTGACTCGTACTTTATCTAGTGAGTCAGCTGACTTATATAGTTTTTCTTATGCAATTGCGAATTTACTAGTTATTGTTGCGGGGTTTCAAGTTCGAGATTTTCAAGCAACAGATATTAAAGAAAAATATTCTTTTGATGCATATTTGACTACTAGATTTCTAACTAATATTTTAATGATATTAATTTTATTAGGTTATTTAATTTTAAATTTTTCTACTCATGAAAATTTTTGGATTATATTTTGGGTATCTTTTTTCAGAGTTAGTGAAGCACTGTCTGATGTATTTCAAGGTTTGTTTCAGCAGAAAGAACGATTAGATATAGCTGGTCAATCATTATTTTTTAGAAATATAATTTCAACAATAATATTCGCTGTTCTGTTATTATTTTCTAAAAATCTTCTTTTATCTATTGTTTTTCAAACAATCATCTCTTTCATAGTAGTTCTTTTTTTTGATTTTCCGAAATCTAAGTTGTTTCATCGTATTAATATCTCTACAGTAAAGCTAAAAGATATTTATAGTATTTTAAAGGACTGCTTACCTTTATTTATAAATGCTTTTTTATTAGTTTCAATCTATAACCAACCTAAGTATGCATTAAACGATATTTTTAATAGGGGATTGATTGAAGCGGGAGTACAGAGAGACTTTAGTATTCTATTCACTCCAATTTTTGCAATGAATCTAATGATTGTTTTTTTACGTCCTATGGTTACACAACTAGCAATTTTCAAGGAAGAGAAAAAAATTTCTCATTTTATTACGTATAAAAATAACTTGTTTAAGATTTTATGGGGAACAAGTGTTTTGATTTGTCTTGGTGGGGCGATTGCTGCCATACCTATTTTAAATATCATTTATGGGACAAGATTGGATCAATATCAAATTAGTTTCGTCATTCTTTTGTTAGGTGGTATTGCTAGTACATTTTCTACAGTCTGTGATAATATTTTAACTGTTTTTAGAAAACATCATTATTTAGTCATTTCATTCTTAGCGGGGTATCTTGTATCCATTCTTACAGCTGAACCACTAGTATCCCAATACGGAATTTTTGGAGCCTCGTTGTCTTTCCTTATCTCTATGATTGCTTGGTTGAGTGTCTCGCTGATTATTTATTTTATGACGAATCCATATACTTTTTTGAGAAGGAAAAAATAA
- a CDS encoding glycosyltransferase has product MSKPAISVIIPVYNAQDGIKRCVDSLLNQSFKNFEIILLNDGSKDNSLNILKEYELKYSFVRVIDKQNEGVAVTRNKGILLAEGEYTMFMDNDDFVDSDYIETFYQAIHEKKLDLVIGGYKRVNKDNQIIFSQDIQQSEWSKYIIMAPWAKVYRTEFLKTNNLEFFDYGIGEDIVFNLAAYKTTDKIGLLDYKGYNWYYNNQSISNTSQRGFSPKIDILVLFSKILELGKPSELVVYYLKRYYVWYLLFSGRSSSDQEFIHQYIRIKEWLKENKLISTISPLSKKVQGERFQTKISLIVFLSLEKLRLVPLFAKIYCKGKKDN; this is encoded by the coding sequence ATGTCTAAACCAGCTATTTCAGTTATTATTCCAGTTTATAATGCACAAGACGGGATTAAACGCTGTGTAGATTCTCTTTTGAATCAATCATTTAAGAATTTTGAAATTATTCTTCTGAATGATGGTTCGAAAGATAACTCTTTAAATATTTTAAAAGAATATGAATTGAAGTATAGTTTTGTAAGAGTAATTGACAAACAAAATGAAGGAGTTGCAGTAACTAGAAATAAGGGGATTCTTCTAGCTGAGGGAGAATATACTATGTTCATGGATAATGATGATTTTGTTGATAGTGATTACATTGAAACTTTTTATCAGGCTATCCATGAGAAAAAGCTAGACTTGGTTATTGGTGGGTACAAACGTGTTAATAAGGATAATCAGATTATCTTTAGTCAAGATATACAGCAGTCAGAGTGGTCCAAGTATATTATAATGGCTCCTTGGGCCAAAGTTTACCGCACGGAGTTCTTGAAAACGAACAATCTAGAATTTTTTGACTATGGTATAGGAGAAGATATCGTTTTTAACCTAGCTGCCTATAAGACAACAGATAAAATAGGATTATTAGACTATAAAGGATATAATTGGTATTACAATAATCAGAGTATTTCTAACACTTCTCAGAGAGGTTTTTCTCCTAAAATTGATATTTTAGTTCTTTTTTCAAAAATATTAGAGCTGGGTAAGCCATCTGAGCTAGTAGTATACTATTTGAAAAGATATTATGTTTGGTATTTGCTTTTTTCTGGGAGATCCTCATCAGATCAGGAGTTTATTCATCAGTATATTAGGATTAAGGAATGGTTAAAAGAGAATAAACTCATCAGTACTATCTCTCCGTTGTCTAAGAAGGTTCAGGGCGAAAGGTTTCAGACTAAAATTTCACTTATTGTTTTTTTGAGCTTAGAGAAGTTAAGGTTAGTTCCATTATTTGCTAAAATTTATTGTAAAGGGAAGAAAGATAATTGA
- a CDS encoding glycosyltransferase, which produces MKNNHTWVICAFGESEFLEDCILSLHAQTLPSKIICYSSTPLDSIKQLCQKYGIPFYTKEGGGIGKDWNNALSFVETSYATIAHQDDYYEPTYLEAVMQKIEQSKDILIAYTDYFEEKNGVKIPANTNLKIKTLMLKTLNLMPANRFWRNRVLAFGNPISCPAVTYNLEALSDFRFDEEMRVSLDWYAWYKISAYKGRFAYISEKLMCHRIHGESETTKTISDNTRTKEDLFMYQLFWPKWVANLINKAYMKSQDANSN; this is translated from the coding sequence ATGAAAAATAACCATACCTGGGTGATTTGTGCCTTTGGCGAAAGTGAATTTTTGGAAGATTGTATCCTGTCTTTGCATGCTCAAACCTTGCCTTCAAAAATTATCTGCTATAGCTCAACACCGCTGGATTCAATCAAGCAATTGTGCCAGAAGTACGGTATTCCTTTTTATACGAAAGAAGGCGGAGGTATCGGTAAGGACTGGAACAATGCCCTTTCCTTTGTAGAGACTTCTTATGCTACCATTGCCCACCAGGATGACTACTATGAGCCAACTTATCTAGAAGCAGTGATGCAAAAAATAGAGCAGTCGAAGGATATTCTCATTGCCTATACAGACTACTTTGAAGAGAAAAATGGAGTCAAAATTCCGGCTAATACCAATCTGAAAATCAAGACTCTCATGCTTAAAACCTTGAATCTGATGCCGGCCAACCGTTTTTGGAGAAATCGGGTCCTGGCTTTTGGCAATCCCATTTCCTGTCCGGCGGTGACTTACAACTTAGAGGCATTAAGCGATTTTCGATTTGATGAGGAAATGCGCGTGAGTCTGGATTGGTATGCTTGGTACAAGATTAGCGCCTATAAGGGTCGCTTTGCTTATATTTCCGAGAAGCTTATGTGCCACCGGATTCATGGAGAGTCTGAAACAACCAAGACTATTTCAGATAACACTCGAACCAAAGAGGACTTGTTCATGTATCAGCTTTTCTGGCCCAAGTGGGTGGCTAATCTGATAAATAAAGCATACATGAAGAGTCAAGACGCTAACTCAAACTAA
- a CDS encoding DUF2304 domain-containing protein, whose amino-acid sequence MSILSIVMLVASVLFLYFVFRNINQNNILFEQAFMWIIIGFVLIVISIFDWIPVSIAKLLGFELTSNFVMSLAIFFLLVIVFLHTISISKQKEQIKQLVQELSIMKQRMSKLESEKDEK is encoded by the coding sequence ATGTCCATTTTGTCTATTGTTATGCTAGTGGCTTCAGTTCTATTCCTGTATTTTGTCTTTCGGAATATCAATCAAAACAATATTTTGTTTGAGCAAGCCTTTATGTGGATTATTATTGGCTTTGTACTGATTGTTATCTCTATTTTTGATTGGATTCCAGTTTCGATTGCTAAATTGTTAGGCTTTGAACTGACCTCAAACTTTGTCATGTCCTTGGCCATCTTTTTCCTGCTGGTTATTGTTTTTTTACATACTATTTCTATTTCAAAGCAAAAGGAGCAAATCAAGCAGTTGGTGCAAGAACTGTCCATCATGAAGCAAAGAATGTCTAAGTTAGAGAGTGAAAAAGATGAAAAATAA